The following coding sequences lie in one Tachysurus fulvidraco isolate hzauxx_2018 chromosome 19, HZAU_PFXX_2.0, whole genome shotgun sequence genomic window:
- the LOC113645553 gene encoding globoside alpha-1,3-N-acetylgalactosaminyltransferase 1-like, with translation MRQNLYLLFAILVIALPGFVYIGYNFSWLSKGLHNVPEFTPSVENKPEVSADLRFPEGIKYNQPAVISSRTDVTTLTPWLAPIVWEGTFDLSVIDSIYSQKNITVATTVFALGKYVRFLKEFLESAEQHFMVGYRVHYYLFTDRPDEVPIVTLRPGRQLTKIKTPSSNRWQEISLRRMEMIEKLIEERLVNEADYIFSLDVDSKFRDHWGAETLADIIAVLHPGYFGTPRTAFPYERRPESVAFIPPEEGDYYYGGAVIGGRIGNVHKLTKACRIQLDIDRANKIEAAWQEESHLNKYFLYNKPIKVLSPEYLWQDVHQKTSNMKVIRFSQVIKNYAEVRPNK, from the exons ATGCGACAGAATTTGTATCTGCTTTTTGCAATATTGGTGATTGCTCTGCCTgg GTTTGTTTACATTGGTTACAATTTCTCCTGGCTCAG taAAGGTTTACATAATGTGCCGGAGTTCACCCCAAGTGT GGAAAACAAACCAGAAGTTAGTGCTGATTTACGCTTTCCTGAGGG aaTTAAATACAACCAGCCAGCTGTGATTAgtag cCGGACAGACGTTACCACACTGACCCCATGGTTAGCTCCAATCGTATGGGAAGGAACGTTTGATCTGTCGGTGATTGACAGCATTTACTCACAAAAGAATATCACCGTGGCAACCACAGTCTTCGCACTGGGGAA GTATGTCCGTTTCCTGAAGGAATTCCTGGAGTCAGCGGAGCAGCACTTCATGGTTGGTTACCGTGTTCATTATTACCTGTTTACTGATCGCCCGGATGAGGTTCCTATTGTAACGCTGCGGCCAGGTCGTCAGTTGACCAAGATAAAAACACCAAGCTCAAACCGGTGGCAGGAAATTTCACTGCGCAGGATGGAGATGATTGAAAAGCTCATTGAGGAACGTCTTGTCAATGAAGCTGACTACATCTTCAGCCTGGATGTTGACTCTAAATTCCGTGACCACTGGGGGGCGGAGACTTTGGCTGATATAATTGCTGTTCTGCACCCTGGGTATTTCGGAACCCCACGGACAGCATTCCCATATGAGAGACGTCCCGAATCTGTGGCCTTCATCCCACCAGAAGAGGGAGACTACTACTATGGAGGAGCCGTGATCGGAGGACGCATTGGCAATGTACACAAGCTGACAAAGGCGTGTCGCATACAGCTGGACATTGACCGAGCCAATAAGATTGAAGCAGCATGGCAGGAGGAGTCTCACCTGAACAAGTACTTCCTGTACAACAAACCCATCAAAGTGCTCTCACCTGAGTACCTGTGGCAGGACGTGCATCAGAAAACCAGCAACATGAAAGTGATACGCTTCTCACAGGTGATCAAGAACTACGCTGAGGTTCGACCCAATAAATAA